DNA sequence from the Gopherus evgoodei ecotype Sinaloan lineage chromosome 3, rGopEvg1_v1.p, whole genome shotgun sequence genome:
TGCCCAATCACCATAGCATATTAAGAAATTTGTACTAAATAGTGCACTTACCCCTATCATTCACTCAATGTGGACACCACCTAGCTAATCAATTTAGCAGGAGGGATGCCCTGAAAAACAATCCAGGAGACAAAATATACTAGGACACTGGTGTTTAGCTAAGGTTTCACTCTGATGCAGCAGTGCTCTTCCCCACATCCACAGCAGAAAAATGCACTAAGGTAGTCAGCGTGAAGGAGAAGGGTTAAGCAGGTCCCAAGCAGACACATTAAAGATGTCAGTTCATATTCCCTGCTTTGGATTTTGAAAGGAATGGGTCTGACTATTTTTCCCCTGTACCTCAAGATGGAAAAAGGCCAGAGTATAACGGAGGATGTAGATGAGTTTGCTTCCTTGTCCACTATACTCGTCTTCCAACCCTCAACAGTCCAAGCACAGTGAGTAGAGGAGTAAATTGTGTGCAGCCCACAGAAATTCAGAATACAGCTAGAGCTATTTGCATCTCTTTGGTACTAGAGAAGTCACTACTGCAGTAAATGAGAGTTCATGAGGGACTGAAGAGAAGAGAAAGGCTTTCCAAAAATGGATGATGTAAAGATCAGTTAGAGACAGTTTGCCAAACAGAAGGACTTAGCTCACATCCCAACATCTGAAACCGTCTGGAGTCTTTAACCATTGCAGTTCAACTTTAAAtatcaaaataagaaaaaataaaccTTATCCCAACACAATAGCGGGCGTGGGATGTCAAGATCTAACATGAATATAGACACATCTGGTTACTGCAGGTTAACCAAAAGCTATGTTTTAAACAGCTTATATTCCTAGAGTGAAAAAATATCCAGGTCTGTCTTATAAACAGATTTCTTTGATATCACTGAAATCTGGGGGTGAGAAaagaacacatgctgagtacatCAGTAATATCAAATCAGAAGTTTTTGGTCAGTTACATAAAGAACATGCTTCCACATGAAACAGCTCATCCAAATTTAACAGAGGAATCATCTCTTAACCTCTGCAGAATTACTCAATATTTCCATCTATTTCCCTTTGCTAAATTAAACTCACCTACTTCAGTTGCTAGTAAATaaagttttcatttaaacatgGATAAATTTTATTCACACACAGCAGCACCACCTGCATATTAAAAACGAACAGATTAGAAGTAAATGTTTTATTCTTCCAACTAAATTCCAGTACTACAAGGGCAGTAAAACAATGATACACTGAAAAATTGCAGCAATAAACATTTGTTAAAGACTGATAGAATAAATAAAAACTACAAAAATGAGAAATCATATAAACCCATTCTTAACCCCCAAAAAAGTCCTGGAATACAGAAATGCCCTCCTTTACTATTTCACAGGCAGTACTGTGGGCTAGTTGCTTAAAATTGTCCTGGGGTTACATTCTAATTTAACTGTGATTACAGTTTTGTTGTAGTGCACAGTTATGAAAACCACACTAACTTCAGTCAGAAGTGTCATTCTACATTTTTATTTACACAACCAGTGAAGGGCAAGTTCTAGAACACCAGCTTTTAATCCTTTACTTTTTCAAACTTATTAACATAAGAAGCCAAATTGTAATGATACAGCAAATGAGGCCACTGGTATTATTACAGGTAGCAAAGGTCCACATCCAGGTGGTACTGACATCAGGGAGCACTCCAAAACCAGTTGCTGCATAAGAGTGGTTGCCACTGACAAAAGCTTGAAATAACCTGTGTTCACGGGGGTAttgggtggtgggggaaggggggaaatatGGCATTGCTGCAAGTCTTTTACTGGGACAGCTTGCAACAATTAGGGTGTATAGGGCAGCCCACATATGCAGAAAACATGATTCATGAAACAtctgaaaagaggaaaaaaagaaaaggttagtGACAAGATAACTGAATCCAAATCTAATAGAAATCAGTTAAGACAACAGCCAAAATCAATGTAAAATGCCAATCCCCAATGGTTTACAGGAGGCAAAGCTATTTGATGCACATATATGGCATATTATTCAGCACATTCTCATTTCACCCTAAATTCTCCACAATATCATGAATTCAAGCTTTTAACTCAGTGTTTTTCAGTTAAAATATAGACAAAACACACTGGTACTACTGGCCATTTTAATTATTGAACAATTAAGAGATGTAGTGTTCCTGCTGGATGTTAAAGCAGCAAGATACTCACAACTAGCAGGCTGTTCTCCATATCGTCGCATGATCTGATCATGCGTGAACTTCACAAATGCGTCGTATTGTTCTGCAAACATTAACATTAGAAGTGAGTGTACCAAGTTTAACTTAGCATGAAAAAAAGGTCAAGGCTTACTTCTTATGCCATGCAAGCGATATCAATTAAACAAATGTTGACAGTCTGTAAGGGGCAAGTATGGATTATTCAACACAGCCATCTCATCTCTGCTCcctaaaaaaaaccaccccattAAACCATGTTAACAATCAATTCTATTTCCCTTGACAAAATAAGACACAGGAAATTGGCAAAGGAATATTCTGCACctagaggatctcaaagcactttaaatgcACTTGAATTCTCACATTATCCCTAAAGGTCACATTATGCCAATTTCACAGAGGCATAATGAAGGTCCAGAGTGGTTAACTGAGGAAAGTCAGTGAGTGGCAGGGCTGGAAGTAGAACCCAACTCCCACCCTCTCACCACTGAACATGGTTACAAAAAGGCAGAATTTAAAGGTCTGGGAAATGACAGCACAGAAGTATAGAAGAGAGATTTATTACAATCAATTATGTCACTGATTGCCAAAATGTTGAACAAGCAAGAAACCGCTAACTACGGGATTAAAAACCTAAGTGAAAAATATTTGCCTTATTTCAACAGCAAAATAGTCACAATAGGGAACAGGTGACTGGGGGTTTAGTAAAATCAGCTATTGAGTAATCTCCTCAAACTAAATACTAAGATTAAGATGATACTGTAAAGAATATTCAGTTCACTCTGAACTCAAAATTAGTCCTTTCCGGAAGGAATTTTTATACATCCCATACATAAGAATACATTTTTCCATATTCTCTTCAGTTTCTAATATTGCACCCATCAGCATGGTATTAACTTTCAGAATTAGGAAATTAAAGAAGAATATCTATCAGATGCAGCTCCTCTccattcccctctctctcttgtGGAAAACCGCATGTGAGGTGTGTTGGGTTATTACTTTTAAGTGCTCTGCACTGTTCTTAGAAGAGGCAAGGTTAAAGAAAGTAATCTTCAACCAAAAATGTAGTAGTAGTTCTTGGTTTCCACAGAAGAGTCCCAGTCTGAAGGTCCCCCCTATGAAAGTCCCATCCTCCTGCAGGGATGAGCAAAGTAAACAGTGAATAAGTAATCAGCAAGCAGTGCAAAAGAACTAAGTGTGGACTGTCTTGATGATCTGTGGGCCTTCAACCGGAACTGGCCAACATAGCAGCCagtttttttaaaggtgtttccCTCTCCCTTCAAGCATAATCTCTGACTTACTGGAATTCAGATTCAGCCAATTCTTCCTCAGCTGCACAAGGATGTTAGCCAAAATACTGGGATATCACAataggtacatctacactgcaattagacacctgtggctggcccatgcaaACTGACTCAGGTTCACACGACtcgggctaagggactgtttaactgcagcatagacatttgGGCACtctaggaccctcccaccttccaggttccatgctccagcctgagcatctacacCGTAATTAAACAGCCTTTTCATCAGAacccaggtttttaattgcagtgtagacatacccaatatAAGAAGATTGAAGAACAGTATCCAAGAACAGTAGCAACTCAATTTTAGAATATTTAGaaaaacaatatattaaaaactaGATAGCCACCTCAAAAGTTCTCTTGTGAATTTAAATCTGGCTCAGTTTAGCACTGGTTTGCATACTACTATCTAGTATGCTCAAAGTACAGATCCTACAAATGAAATAGAAATCCCTGATCACTTATCCTACTCATCAAACTGAATGTCACAGGAAAGGGACAAATCCACAGCTGGCTGTTTGAAATCAGTTTTAATGAGGGCTTGGAGCACATTAGAACTCTGGGTTTTTCCAGATTGCCTTAAAAGTAGGTAATCACCACAACTACAAAGGAATGAGAAATACCAGACTGCTATGTAAGAATACAGCAGGTGATATCAATATATGCCAGTACCCTGTGACCTGAAACCAACTAACCTTCTCAGACCCGCAAAAGCTTTTATATAGGGAAATCCAGAGTAACTTTCATGGGGAATAAAAGAGGAATAATGTTTTAGCCACAGCCCTACTGAGGCTACGATCTCTAATGATTCTAAGCCCAAGTGAATGCTAATTAAGGTTCCAGGTAGTGGAGATAAGAAAGAACCAAGGAACTCCACTGAATCAGGTTGACTATTTGGAAGATTCAATTGTTTGTCAGACATCCAAACACAATGAAAGATGGGAAAAAGGAGCTCGCCGGTAAACTATAAAGAAACCCTAATAGTTGCAGAAGCAAGAAGAGACTCTGAACTTTGGAAAGTACCAAGTGGTGAACAAGTCAGCTTAGGGGCAGAAAGCCATTTGGTTAAGATCTGCTAGAGAATTTCTGGATTTTACTGGATTTCTGAATTGCTCTGGATTTTACTTTGGCACTCCCTCCTCAAAAGTTCCCGTATGTTACAGAACATGTGTCATTGTTCCATATATGAAAAAGGTAATATGATCCTATAGCATTTCTAACAGCTCTTTTTGGTAACCTCTGCCTTAAGAGCACACTAATCACCATATAGTCTCCTCTCCCCAAGAGATCAGTCTCCAGTGAAACTCTGACTGAGGGAGTGTCTAACTAGAGATTTTTTAGGAAGTACCTGTCATGCAGACAACCTCTCTAGGTTGGAAACCTGTAATTATCCAGAACATGAATGTGTAAACATTTTTGGTCTTCAACTGAGCTTTTCTTATCCTACCATAGTAGAGAACACTTAAGAAGGAATGCCCCTGATGATCTCAAGGGAAAGACTCTAATATTATACAATAGGTACTACAGCAGTGGGAAGCCATCTACCTAACACAGGAATTTAGGAATACTGAGGCTGCTTAAAAGTGAATATGGTAGAAAAATTACTATTTACATGTGTATTTTTACACTGCTTTAAGCCTAAAGACACTCAGGTCTAAGACGGACCTGTGGGATGTCCAGCCACAAGTACAGCCCAAGTTCCTCACCTCCAACTGAACTACATCAGTGAGCCAGCAATCCAGCACGAAGAGCATGAAGTGAATGCAACTGCCCGCAATAAGGAGGGGTTCAGGCACAGAGGAAACAGGCAATCCACTGTGTAGTAAAGAAGAAAGCAACTATGCCACTGGTCAGAAAAGCACAAGTAGTAACCAAACACTGCTGGTTGTCCAGGATCAATCAGGGTTGGTATATGGGACACTTCTGGTGCTAAAGGTATCTGCCTCATGTACTGTCCCCTCTacattaaatgcaaaaaactttttcttttcttttttttttagacagAAGGGGAAAAGCCCCTCCcccaaggagaaaaaaaccttgcaAATGGCTCTTAGGAAAGCCGAATAGGAAGCCATTTTCTCTGTGGAGACAGAAAATGGTGAGGAGATGGTCAGCTCAAATATGCCAGCAAGAGAAAGTTCTATTTGAAATAAAAACTCTGCTTCCACCAATTGATGGTGTAGAAATACCCATGAAGTTATAGTTTCTGtccacagcagcacagaagacgGGCCAGATAAGTCTACAACAGACGCTACACGTTCTCACTTTTGCTATATCCAGAGATGGAAACTTAGATTTTCAACCTGAGCATCTCATTTCTTAGCCAATAGGTGGTCAGGTACACACTGGATATACATTAAAGTTACAGAAATTGCAGTTACCAATATATTGATCATTTTTTTCAAGTTGCATTTAATTCAAACACACCTGCAAGTTTTGTGGTCAAAATTTCTTCATACTCTTCACGGATTTTCTCTTCACGTTCTTTCAGCAAACGTTCACAGATCATTCCAACTTGTCTGAGAGTAAACAGGGGCTGTTCTTTTTTCAATGGTGATGATGCTGCAGACGAAGTACCTATGATTAAATATTTACACGTAAGTTACTTACAGTCAACCCTTCCAGCTTTCTACATCAACTCCATTACATTAAATGTGTTCAACAAAACATTTGGCAAAATCTTGCTTTAATTTTTGGATACTTCCAGATTCTATTGatattgtaaatattttatacaatCACTTAAAAAGGAAGTAATCTAAAATTATGCTCAGTTCAGCATGTTATAGGGATAATGAAAGCctcaaaaaatgttaaatagcatttaCTACATACAAAAGTGTCTATTACAGCAAAGACAAGACAGGTTACACTGCTACAGAAACATGTCCTCATTAAGGATCCTAGGCATTCACTGTGAGTAAAGTTACATGCCTTTTTTCAAGTATGAGTTGATTTTTCTGTAAAGACATCTGCTGCTCAATGGTTTAGAAAAAGTTTGTTTGCAGGACGATTTATTGGAAATGAGCTAACAAAAGCTTCAAGGAATTActctattttaattattttaatcaaaaGCCGGAATTTGCAAAGACATAATGCTTGCAATGAATGCAACTCCACAAACAGTAAGGATTTGACTTAAGCAAGAGATGGTTCACAGGGAATCAGAGAACTTGAGAAAAGTTATTTACCCACATGGAGTCAAAGTATATATCAAAGTTGTACAGAGTTGTGCTAGATACCTGGCAAAGCTGGTCCAGTAAGGAGAAATGCATGTGGCTGTGCATCAGTAGAACAACATGGATCTGTCTGCTGGAAGCTATTTTCTAAATGTCTCCTCTTCTGCATGCGTTTGTACTCCTGTTTTATGTTGTACAGAATTTGTtctaaaagaaaagttaaaataaaatttagcCTAGTATACTTTACACTATTCTTCAACTTTATTTCCATTTCAGATATCAAGCATCCGGAAGTGATGTGTAGGTCTGCAACCCAAATGACCCAAGGGGTCATTTTATCAATTATATTCATGTGtaaaatgcaaatataaataAAGATGACATTTAAAGAAGTTCACTCCATAATATTCATGTTAAAAAGACTGAAGATACAAGTGACAAGTTACACTGGTCTGAGGTACAAGACCAGCCTTAAAAGCCCTCCTACGGTGAATAATTACTGACAGTTTTAAGGTCACGAACCATCATGGTTAGAAGTAAATGACAGACACCTTTGGAAACCTGGGAGTTTCAACCTTCCAGCTCTAATAGCACTAGTCACCTTCTGTTGACGTCTGATTTTAATGGAGTTCTTCTGATTACTACCTTGCATCCCTTTGACCCCACCATTATATCTCATCTTAATTAAGGGCTGATATCTACACACCTCCATAATTAAAAACCAATCATTTAAAAGCAGATACTCCAAGCTTCCAGATAGTATGaaatattgatttctatttttttccagaGATGCTAACAACACGTTGCAACTCGAGGGGGAAGAAAACAATAGAGTAATCAGAATAATATGATTGTATAGTGGGATTATTATTCTGACACCTGCCAGGACTACAAACTGTTAGGCAAACCAGTACAAAAACTTTCAGGATCAGCAGTTTTCTAAACCATGGTCCAGACAAGTAATATTTCATGGATCAAATTTTGCTCTCTTTTGAAGGACAACAACAATATGGAGTTCAAAATTTGTATAATTTGGTAATTTTTAAGTAACTTGAATAATCTAGCCTCGATAATTTAAAATATAGCATCTAAATGATCATCATTCCCGTGTTAACCACTGGTGTATATGCTCTTCTAAACTTAAAAAATGAATATGTAAAATGATACACATATTGAAATGTCACAATTATACCAAATGAATTTTTAAGTGGCaacgtatttaaaaaaaaattaaagtaacaTTAACTGTTAATAATTCCCATTAGCCCAAGGTACTGCTATACAATAGAAATTCTTAAATGTTTTACACAAGTTTAAGTTTTATTTCAAATCTGGCACCTACTAATTTCTAGAAACACGTTCAAAGTGTAATCTAAACAACCCTTCCCTTACCCCCTCCTCCAAGGCATTCCTATGTTGCCTTCTCTACAATTAAAACAGTTACCTCTAGAAACTGTCTCAGCTTTTGCTCCCATGAGCATCAGCACCTGAATTAGACAACATAATGCAGAGAACTACTTGCActggccccctctccccagtaCCACAAAACACATCAAAAAAACTTCAAagacaattaaaagaaaaatttcgACAGGCTTTCTGCTCTTTAAAAAAGGCCTCCAGATGCTTACAGACACCCTCTCCCACAGGCATTTTTCAGATTTCTGCAGGTGCAACCATGACTTGGAAAAATCTACTGCTCACAGCAAAAACACCACATCCCAGGATGATCATTAGCTTCTGTAGACTCTAGACTTTCATTTTACAAAATTAATTTGCTAGTCCTTAGGGCAAAGATATCTTTCCAAATATCAACTAAACAAAAAGTAATAGAATGCTGTCTCCATGACTCTACAGACAACTTTAAGCAGTACATCCCTGCTGCTCCTTTATGTTTGGCAAAACTGCAACATGGTTCTGCTATACAGAATTCTGTGGGCAATACTGTGTCTAAGCATCTCATAATTAATTTATTAACACTACTGTCAAATaagtaaactgaggcatagaggcttaagtgacttgtccaaattcagataagtctgtggcagagccagtagCAGGAAACAGATCTTGATTCCTTGTCCTGAGGTTTAACCACAGAACTATTCTTCCTctcatatttctctctctccctttcagcAGTCACAGGAGTTTGGAGGCTTCAAATATCAGATACCTCCTAGCCACAGGTTACAAACAACAGATCCCTTGGGCAGAGGCAGTGTCAGAACCCTCCTAGGTATCCCTGCACCTTCAGCAAGCGGGCTTCTCATTTGGATTGTACACCACGGTCTATCATTACATAGAATATTAAAAAATTGGAGTGAAGCCAGAAAGAAAGGAGCTATAATGGAAGCAAGGGATATAGTTAGGCTTTCTAATCCATTTGTAAAAGTGTATGTAAGTACGATGAGTTACAATGAAATACAGTTTACAGCACAGGCTCTCAAATTATGGAAACACTTGCTGGCCCTCATGGCGCTAAGGCCACATTTCCAGCTGCTAAGTTACAGTTAGAGTTAAATACTTTCCTCAATATTACTTTTCTATACAAGTGCTGCCATAGCTGCAGAGATGTTATGCAATTGTGAAATGGAGGACAACTGGTTCTGTATTAAAGTGTTTTCCACACTATGAAAAATATGTATTGTAGTACTCAACTgttttaaggcttgtctacatgaacagaGATTGACACAATGGCtgtgaatctaccctgcactagcctgccacAGTCTAACTGTTCATGTGGAcctgtttcaaagaggactagatcaaagcacattaactATTAACATGCATCCACAAAGTCCATATGCACAGTTAGACCACAGCAGGCTGGTGCAGGGTAGATTCCCACCCCAGCTTACCACAATCTagatgttcatgtagacaagcccctacaTTAGACAAAAACCTAAAAAGCAGATACACAAtaattggaatttaaaaaaaaaaagctagattATGCCAGGTCCCTAAACACAGCAAAACAAGCAATATGTATGTatggaatgaaaaatcaaaaccaacACATTTTCTCCTCTACTGTCCAGGACACAAGGAACTCAAGAAAGATACATTCTTACTCTTATCAGAAATGATAGTATTTCAATTACTTTTTGTCATGGAATGGTTATGTACAACTCTAGGAAAAGTGAGGGCAGATAGCAGGTTGGACTGATTttaatcaaagcaatttaaatcactgattttaatcatgatttaaatcagcaagcaggaaaccctGTAAATCACTGGTTTGAGTCTTGTTTTATGTctctgctttttattttcctaaagaaaggttgattttcATTGGTTGGTAACTATTAAAATATGTTGACTtacaactaaatatagcctttgcACTGAATTTCGTGCTTTGTTGCTAGCCAGATGTATTGTATCTATACATATTTAAGCACTTATATAGCTTAACTCACATTTTATTCAAATTCTGAATTTTTACATTTATGTTAAAAAATGGGGAATGTTCCATTATTATTAgatttttacttgtgattttaTGAAGCCCCATTTAAAAGGAAATttcaattcaattaaaaatgctcataaaaacaatttaaaattgctGTTTATTAGTtcaataaaactaccttaaatatgCTAGATGAGGGAAAAAATTGTATCAAAGCATGCACTAGGAACtaaattattaaacaaaggaCGTATCTGCAGTTAGGGAACTGAATGCACTGGTTTTAGTCACCACATCCTTCAAGCTATTACTACCAGTAGATTTCATTCCCTCACACCTAGTTTTTAACAACAGGTTGGAACAATAAAccagcttttctgctttttcaactcaatttttaataaactaaaccagttgaataaactgaaaatacTCTATGCACCTATAGAGAACTGGTTTAGCAGCACCACAAAACCATCTCTTGTTCCAGAGGCTTAGTTGCGCTAgcgcagtggtcctcaacctttttggctggcaggCACCAGCTGAAGGACCACTGCgacggtggagcacccgccgaaatgccgccgtcaacgcctctcgatgacgccacttgccgttGACAAGCGATATCAAGGGGCGTCCCCACCAAAATTCGGGAGCGACACccctcgatgacgtcacttgtcagcGACAAGCatcgtcattgagaggcgtcctCACCGAAAagccgctgaaattcggcagcatttcggcggatacTCTCTGGGGGCCAGGAtgtgggcaccacgttggggatcacggggctagagagagagaaaatgactcTATATAGTCTGGTGATTAGGAAACTCACGCAGGAAGGGGGAACCTGAACTGGTCTCCCACAGCCCCATGGTTAGAGCAATCCCCTGGGGTACAGGATATAAAGGGGGCACCATCGCTTCCTCCTCCATTAGTTTTGTGAATGGTGCTTTCATAGTTCCTCTGCTTTAGatgaaaacactttaaaatgccCAAAGCAAAAGTAAACACTTTGTTCAAAACttatttcagggtttttttgttttggtaagaaaaacaacaacaaaaatcttatctgaaaaggattttttttaaaaaaaggttttggtTCAATCAGCAAACTGTAATATtgattatttgcacagctctaatgtAGCCACAACTTTAAATTTAAGCCACAACTCATATGGTATCTTATTTTACTTGTACTAAACTTCTATaggccaaaaaacaaaaaatagtgaAAATGAAAGCCCTGATCCCATAAACACGTAAATAGGTTCATAacatgaacagtcccattgacttcagatcatGTGAATCATGGGCCTTGTGCTTATAATTTAGCATGAGTTCGTGTGTTTGAAGCATCAAGGACtatctaaaatagattttaattaaaGACTTCTTGATCGCACAGAATCTCTGTCACTTCAAAATAAAACTGCTTTGATGTTAACAGTGAAAAGTTATTTAAGCTTCCAATATGTCAAAGTTAGTGACTTTTTTATacataggccaaaattttcaaaaatcggAGCCTAAAGTCAGCTCCTAAACACATATTTAAGCATTTCTggatggtgcttttgaaaattccaaatgACTTTAGAGCATAAGTCCAACTGACATCGAACTGCATTCCCTGATGGAGGAGCATTAGAGCAAACATGGTCAAAAACATGACAGATTTCTTGATTTATCGAAGTTCAATATATAGAAAGGTGGTGTTAGTTGCAAATATAGCAAGGGCTACTGGCTTTATCAATTCTGTGGTTGAATTTGTTGGTCTCACAATAATGACCTTAGTGAGACGATGGGCTTGTCTTTCTAGCACTGAGGAGCATTTTAAGTGTGAAACTTCtaaggggcagaggggagggagagaaaggagaatgtaaaatctgaaattctaaCAATTAGGTAACTAAAGAAACCAGTACAAATAAGCTACTTTAAGTCTATGAAATGGGAAGAAAGTGAGGAATGAAGAATGTTTATactaaaaatctgatttaaatttttaaaatctattttaaaaaaatcaatcacggTCTTTAATCTACTCAGATATACTTTGTCTTAACTAGGACTAGACAAAATACTCACAC
Encoded proteins:
- the AKIRIN2 gene encoding akirin-2 yields the protein MACGATLKRTLDFDPLLSPASPKRRRCAPLSAPASSAAAASSFAAASPQKYLRMEPSPFGEVSSRLTTEQILYNIKQEYKRMQKRRHLENSFQQTDPCCSTDAQPHAFLLTGPALPGTSSAASSPLKKEQPLFTLRQVGMICERLLKEREEKIREEYEEILTTKLAEQYDAFVKFTHDQIMRRYGEQPASYVS